The Aliidongia dinghuensis genome contains the following window.
CAGCAAGGTTTGATTGAGGGTGGTGTCGACGTCGACCGTCCGCGTCGAGGAAATTCCGGCACCGAGGGCCACGAACTCGTCGTCGAAGAAGAACCAGGCCTTGTGGGCATGGAGAGAAGTTCCGGCCTCGACATCGACCTTCATCGCCGCCGCGCCATACGTCCCGTCCGAGACGCCGCCGACGAAGCCGTTCTGCTGGTCGACGTGGCTGAGGAAGCGCGGCACCTCGGCGGGAGCGGTCACGCCCGGCAAATGAGCCCAGTCCCAGGCGGGATAGATGTCCAGATATTCGTCGCCGCGCCGGGCGATGGTGGTGAAGCCGAAGGGAAGCCAATAGCCCTTCAGGTTCTCGCCGTTGATGGTTTCCGTTCCGTAGGTGCGGTTGGAGACCATCTTGACCGATGCGTAATATCCGGCCCGCTGGTGGACCGTGAAATCGGAATCCCAGAAGTGTTTGTGGCCAAGAAAACTGAAGGGCGCCCCCGTTCCTTGGATGTGCGCCTTCAAGCCGTCATATTCGCCCTTCTTCCCCGGGTTCAGCTCCGCCATCGCGTCGAGCGCCGGGAGTAGGCCTGGCGCCTCCTGGCCCGCTCCCGGCCGGGCGATCTCGCGGCCGATCGCTCCCGGATCGAGCATCCGGCCGCGCACCATCAGGCGCGTGCCGTCGAGCAGGAGGTCGGACAGGACGCCGACATGGGCGGCGTCGAAGGCGAACCGGGTGCCCTGCAGCAGTCGGGCGTTGGCGGTGCCGTCCTTCAGCAGATTCAGGCCATATCCGCCGTCGTAGAGCTGCGGGCCATGCTGGTGGAAGCTGTGATCGTACTGGATCCCTTCAGACTCGGCCGTCACCGCGGCCACGCTCTCCATGGCTTTCGCTGCGTTCGCCACGTCCTCGGCCGACGGTCGCAACACGCCGCGCACCAATTGTTCGGTGGCGCACCACACCAGGTTCTCTCCGGTGAAGTGGTAAGACGCCAGTTCCACGGGATCGTGCAGGTCTGCCAGTCCCGAGCGAAGGAGATCGGCCGGCAGATCTCGGTCCATCAGAATTAGAATTGGTTCTAGCGCCAGTTGCTGGCCGATCTCGGTGTGCCACCAGTCGTCGGCAGCGGGCCTTTTCCGGTACCAGAACGCCAGTCCCCTTACGATCGCATCCCGCATCGCGGCCGAGGCGTGATCCGGGCTGTTCGGGTTTCGATAGGCAATGGCCATCAGTTTCAGGCGATCCAGATGCTTCTGCGGATCCCAGTTGAGCGAACGGTCGGCATAGTTGATGTCAGGCCAGCTTCCATCGGCAGCGAGGGAGGCGAGAGAACGGGACGCATCGGCATAGGGTGCGGCCTCGTACTGGGCAACGAGCCTGCCTTTGATGACGGTAATATCTGCATCACTGGAAACTGTCGGCGATTGCGCCAATGCGTGGCCGCTTGCGGCAAGCCCCAGAATCACGGCAATGGCGGCGATGCGTCCCGGGCAGCAAACGGCGAGAACTCTTGGCACGCCTTCCTCCTCTGGCCGCCGGACGGCGGCATGATGGGCCGGTTCAGCTTTTCAGCCCGCGGCGATAAAGGGTGATGCGTTGCGGCGCCTCTAACCAGGCGGGTTCGAGGCCGTACCGTGAGGGGCCCAATCCCGGCGGACCGGCTGTCGGTAGAGCGAACGGACGAGGAGGGGATGGTGGATCAATTCGCAATCGTCAGGTGAAAGGGGCAAAAGGAGAATGTACGCACTGCGCCGCGTTTCGACGAGCCCCGCGGCTTCAAGCCGTTCCTTTATCCGACCGATGTCGACGAGACGGCAGGCCCGCACGTCTACATGGAAGGCTCGCATACGAGCCCGCTGCTCGACACTGGCCGGGCGCAGAGCGACGATGC
Protein-coding sequences here:
- a CDS encoding polysaccharide lyase 8 family protein, which codes for MPRVLAVCCPGRIAAIAVILGLAASGHALAQSPTVSSDADITVIKGRLVAQYEAAPYADASRSLASLAADGSWPDINYADRSLNWDPQKHLDRLKLMAIAYRNPNSPDHASAAMRDAIVRGLAFWYRKRPAADDWWHTEIGQQLALEPILILMDRDLPADLLRSGLADLHDPVELASYHFTGENLVWCATEQLVRGVLRPSAEDVANAAKAMESVAAVTAESEGIQYDHSFHQHGPQLYDGGYGLNLLKDGTANARLLQGTRFAFDAAHVGVLSDLLLDGTRLMVRGRMLDPGAIGREIARPGAGQEAPGLLPALDAMAELNPGKKGEYDGLKAHIQGTGAPFSFLGHKHFWDSDFTVHQRAGYYASVKMVSNRTYGTETINGENLKGYWLPFGFTTIARRGDEYLDIYPAWDWAHLPGVTAPAEVPRFLSHVDQQNGFVGGVSDGTYGAAAMKVDVEAGTSLHAHKAWFFFDDEFVALGAGISSTRTVDVDTTLNQTLLRGNVLVDGRTAPPGQQALAGVSWVLHDGVGYVFPGKADVTLGTGPRTGSWSDINSLQPKVPVTKDVFSLFVSHGTRPNGASYQYIVVPDIDAARLADYARHSPVRVLANTSDIQAVRHDRLGVTEIIFYAAGRLSLDPGLAITVDEPCMLLLEAGGAAARLAAAVPRGPLQLHVSLERQGKTQTIPFDVRGGPALGASSVKQL